One window from the genome of Periophthalmus magnuspinnatus isolate fPerMag1 chromosome 18, fPerMag1.2.pri, whole genome shotgun sequence encodes:
- the LOC129457134 gene encoding stonustoxin subunit alpha-like — MEQQILTLLFSALMCSVNARLEGPSLQLPARSPVQRSPEFVHVTLDRNTAHRRLLVSENNRTATLVRETQPYPDHPERYQRYHQILGSADLRGRCYFEVEWKDWVDIAMTYKLNHFGKYSQAVFGDDSYSWSLRIYDGHFYVCHGNVQEPIRRISTGLVGFSAGNVGVGSAGFISGVVGIYLDYEEGILSFYEILDEGRASHLHTFREKFTQPLFPGFGVWIVFAQRSVGNSVSLVTPRLSQKMMPAWKRAKEPEPVPEEFFEPAPLQLFSISSVLILLLFMCAFSVFPWHLIF, encoded by the exons GCCTTCATTACAGCTCCCTGCGCGCTCCCCCGTCCAGAGGAGTCCAG AATTCGTTCATGTCACACTGGACCGTAACACAGCCCACAGGCGCCTCCTAGTGTCCGAGAACAACCGCACGGCCACATTGGTTCGAGAAACGCAGCCGTACCCAGACCACCCGGAACGCTACCAACGTTACCATCAAATCCTGGGCTCCGCGGATCTGCGTGGGCGATGCTACTTCGAGGTGGAGTGGAAAGACTGGGTTGACATCGCAATGACTTACAAACTCAATCATTTTGGAAAGTATTCTCAGGCTGTATTCGGCGACGACAGCTATTCCTGGAGTCTGCGGATTTACGACGGACACTTCTACGTTTGTCATGGCAACGTTCAAGAGCCAATCAGACGCATCTCTACGGGTCTTGTTGGGTTTTCTGCTGGAAATGTGGGCGTGGGTTCTGCAGGGTTTATCTCAGGCGTAGTGGGCATTTACCTGGACTACGAAGAAGGGATTCTATCTTTTTATGAGATTCTTGATGAAGGAAGAGCGTCCCATCTCCACACTTTTAGGGAGAAGTTCACCCAGCCCTTGTTTCCTGGTTTTGGGGTGTGGATCGTGTTTGCTCAGAGATCGGTCGGGAACTCGGTCTCCCTGGTAACACCGCGGCTTTCTCAAAAGATGATGCCTGCATGGAAGCGAGCTAAGGAACCTGAACCTGTCCCTGAGGAGTTTTTTGAACCTGCCCCTCTTCAACTTTTCTCTATCAGCTCTGTTTtaattcttcttcttttcaTGTGTGCATTCAGTGTCTTCCCATGGCACttaatattttaa